A genomic stretch from Mycobacterium cookii includes:
- a CDS encoding O-methyltransferase yields MSLKQRIPLLRWSVWRMAVGARSFFTTGQFGDGREAAAVAYVLEHARPGDIDDVLATIDRFAYEKSLLINIGDEKGPLLDAAVRRADPKLALELGTYCGYSALRIARSAPGAKVYSVELSEANAANARQIWAHAGVADQITCVVGTIGDGGHTLDALASEHGFAPGALDFLFLDHEKSVYLTDLLSILDRGWLRTGAIVVADNVKVPGAPKYREYMRRQQGTLWQTVEHKAHLEYQRMLPDLVLESEYLGS; encoded by the coding sequence ATGAGTCTGAAGCAGCGCATTCCTCTGTTGCGGTGGTCAGTGTGGCGGATGGCTGTCGGCGCCCGGAGTTTCTTCACGACGGGACAGTTCGGCGACGGGCGCGAAGCCGCCGCGGTCGCCTACGTGCTGGAGCACGCCCGGCCGGGCGACATCGACGACGTGCTGGCCACCATTGACCGGTTCGCGTACGAGAAGTCGCTGCTGATCAACATCGGCGACGAGAAGGGTCCGCTGCTCGACGCCGCGGTCCGGCGGGCCGACCCGAAGCTGGCGTTGGAGCTGGGCACCTACTGCGGCTACAGCGCGCTGCGCATTGCCCGGTCCGCGCCGGGCGCCAAGGTGTATTCCGTCGAGCTGTCAGAAGCCAACGCCGCCAACGCCCGGCAGATCTGGGCGCACGCCGGCGTCGCCGACCAGATCACCTGCGTGGTGGGCACGATCGGCGACGGCGGCCACACCCTGGACGCATTGGCGTCTGAACACGGCTTCGCCCCTGGAGCACTCGACTTTCTGTTCCTCGATCACGAGAAGTCGGTTTATCTGACGGATCTGCTGAGCATCCTCGACCGTGGCTGGCTGCGCACCGGCGCGATTGTGGTGGCCGACAACGTCAAAGTCCCCGGTGCCCCGAAATATCGCGAATACATGCGTCGGCAGCAGGGCACGCTATGGCAGACCGTCGAGCACAAGGCGCATCTGGAATATCAGCGGATGCTGCCCGACCTGGTGCTCGAATCGGAGTACTTGGGCAGTTAA
- a CDS encoding ParA family protein, producing MTEPADSGTEVGLTGRPPRAIPEPKPRTSHGPAKVIAMCNQKGGVGKTTSTINLGAALAECGRRVLLVDLDPQGALSAGLGVPHYELEHTIHNLLVEPRVSLDNVLMHTRVKNLDLVPSNIDLSAAEIQLVNEVGREQTLARALHPVLDRYDYVLIDCQPSLGLLTVNGLACSDGVIIPTECEFFSLRGLALLTDTVEKVRDRLNPKLDISGILITRYDPRTVNSREVMARVVERFGDLVFDTVISRTVRFPETSVAGEPIISWAPKSGGAAAYRALAREVIYRFGA from the coding sequence ATGACTGAGCCCGCCGATAGCGGCACCGAAGTCGGCCTCACCGGGCGTCCACCGCGGGCGATCCCCGAACCCAAGCCGCGCACGTCACACGGGCCGGCCAAAGTCATCGCGATGTGCAACCAGAAGGGCGGCGTGGGAAAAACCACGTCGACGATCAACCTGGGTGCGGCGCTGGCCGAATGCGGTCGTCGAGTCCTGCTTGTCGACCTCGACCCGCAGGGAGCATTGTCGGCGGGCCTCGGTGTGCCGCACTACGAGCTGGAACACACCATCCACAACCTGCTGGTCGAGCCCCGGGTGTCGCTCGACAACGTGCTGATGCACACGCGCGTCAAGAACCTGGACCTGGTGCCCAGCAACATCGATCTGTCCGCCGCGGAGATCCAGCTGGTCAACGAGGTGGGCCGCGAACAGACGCTGGCTCGCGCCCTGCACCCGGTGCTGGATCGCTACGACTATGTTCTGATCGACTGCCAGCCGTCGCTGGGTCTGCTGACCGTCAATGGTCTGGCCTGCTCAGACGGCGTCATCATCCCGACCGAATGCGAGTTCTTCTCACTGCGCGGCTTGGCCTTGCTGACCGACACCGTCGAGAAGGTCCGCGACCGGCTTAACCCGAAGCTGGACATCAGCGGCATCCTGATCACTCGCTACGACCCGCGCACGGTGAACTCCCGCGAGGTCATGGCGAGGGTGGTGGAGCGCTTCGGCGACTTGGTGTTCGACACCGTGATCAGCCGCACTGTCCGATTCCCGGAGACCAGCGTCGCCGGCGAACCGATCATCTCCTGGGCCCCGAAGTCGGGCGGCGCCGCCGCCTACCGCGCATTGGCCCGCGAGGTGATTTACCGGTTCGGCGCGTGA
- a CDS encoding segregation/condensation protein A — MTGGVGCEEASPQNGFQVRLTNFEGPFDLLLQLIFAHRLDVTEVALHRVTDDFIAYTREIGRALELEETTAFLVVAATLLDLKAARLLPSGQVTDEEDLALLEVRDLLFARLLQYRAFKHVAVMFGELEAAALRSYPRAVSLEDRFADLLPEVMLGVDAEVFAQIAATAFQPRPVPTVATEHLHDMHVSVPEQARRLLWFLEQRGIGQWASFSDLIADCQPIEIVGRFLALLELYRSRAVAFDQVEPLGVLQVSWTGERPTNEELREADSPPDQEV, encoded by the coding sequence GTGACCGGCGGAGTCGGCTGCGAGGAGGCATCACCCCAGAACGGCTTCCAGGTCAGGCTGACCAATTTCGAGGGGCCCTTCGATCTGCTGTTGCAGCTGATCTTCGCCCATCGTCTGGATGTCACCGAAGTGGCGTTGCATCGGGTCACCGATGACTTCATCGCCTACACCCGCGAGATCGGTCGCGCGCTGGAACTCGAGGAGACCACCGCATTCCTGGTCGTCGCCGCGACGCTGCTGGACTTGAAGGCAGCCCGGCTGCTGCCGTCCGGCCAAGTCACCGACGAGGAGGACCTGGCGCTGCTGGAGGTCCGCGACCTGCTGTTCGCCAGGCTGCTGCAGTATCGGGCGTTCAAGCACGTCGCGGTGATGTTCGGCGAGCTGGAAGCCGCCGCCCTGCGCAGTTACCCGCGTGCGGTGTCGCTGGAGGACCGGTTCGCCGACTTGCTGCCCGAGGTGATGTTGGGCGTCGACGCCGAGGTGTTCGCTCAGATCGCCGCGACTGCGTTCCAGCCGCGGCCGGTGCCGACGGTGGCCACCGAACATCTCCACGATATGCACGTGTCGGTGCCGGAACAGGCCAGGCGACTGCTGTGGTTCCTGGAGCAGCGTGGGATAGGGCAGTGGGCGTCGTTTTCCGACCTGATCGCCGACTGTCAGCCGATCGAGATCGTCGGTCGCTTCCTGGCGCTGCTCGAACTGTATCGATCGCGGGCGGTAGCATTCGACCAAGTAGAACCGCTTGGTGTGCTCCAGGTTTCGTGGACCGGAGAACGGCCGACCAACGAAGAATTGCGGGAAGCGGATTCGCCCCCCGATCAAGAAGTGTGA
- the scpB gene encoding SMC-Scp complex subunit ScpB, with the protein MTEPIRAGDDAERSDEEERRHNHAGDDDVDSAADANLGIDVATAPELEDTELGAVLEALLLVVDTPVTVDALAAATEQPAYRVAAKLRLMADELTERDSGIDLREAGGGWRMYTRSRFAPYVERLLLDGSRSKLTRAALETLAVVAYRQPVTRARVSAVRGVNVDAVMRTLLARGLITEAGADPDTAAVTFATTELFLERLGLSSLNDLPDIAPLLPDVDMIEDLSESLDAEPRFVKLGGGSAANDQPLSFDVDQE; encoded by the coding sequence ATGACCGAGCCCATTCGCGCCGGCGACGATGCAGAGCGCAGCGATGAGGAGGAGCGGCGCCATAACCACGCCGGCGACGATGACGTCGACTCCGCAGCGGACGCCAACCTCGGCATCGACGTCGCGACCGCACCGGAACTCGAGGACACCGAACTGGGCGCGGTGCTCGAAGCGCTGCTGTTGGTCGTCGACACCCCAGTGACGGTCGATGCGCTGGCCGCGGCCACCGAGCAACCGGCATACCGGGTGGCGGCCAAGCTGCGCCTGATGGCCGACGAGCTCACCGAACGCGACAGCGGCATCGACCTGCGGGAAGCCGGCGGGGGGTGGCGGATGTACACCCGGTCGCGGTTCGCGCCGTATGTGGAGCGGCTGCTGCTGGACGGGTCTCGATCGAAGCTGACCCGGGCGGCGCTGGAGACGCTGGCCGTCGTGGCCTACCGCCAGCCCGTGACGCGGGCGCGGGTCAGCGCGGTGCGCGGCGTCAACGTCGACGCGGTCATGCGCACGCTGCTGGCGCGCGGCTTGATCACCGAAGCCGGCGCCGACCCCGACACCGCTGCGGTGACGTTCGCGACGACTGAGCTCTTCCTGGAACGGCTGGGGCTGTCGTCGCTGAACGACCTCCCCGATATCGCACCGCTGCTTCCCGATGTCGACATGATCGAAGATCTCAGCGAATCACTGGATGCCGAGCCACGTTTCGTGAAACTCGGCGGCGGCTCGGCTGCCAACGATCAGCCGTTGTCGTTCGACGTGGACCAGGAATGA
- a CDS encoding pseudouridine synthase, which yields MMVDTGEDRGIRLQKVLSQAGIASRRNAEKMIRDGRVEVDGQVVIELGTRVDPNVSVIRVDGARVVLDDSLVYLALNKPRGMHSTMSDDHGRPCIGDLVEHRVRGNKKLFHVGRLDADTEGLILLTNDGELAHRLMHPSYEIPKTYLATVNGSVPRGLGKKLRVGIELDDGPVAVDDFAVVDSIPGKTLIRVTLHEGRKRIVRRMLAEVGFPVQELVRTDIGTLSLGEQRPGSIRALRRNEIGDLYKAVGL from the coding sequence ATGATGGTCGACACCGGCGAAGACCGTGGGATTCGCCTGCAGAAAGTGTTGTCGCAGGCCGGAATTGCCTCCCGGCGCAACGCGGAGAAGATGATCAGGGACGGCCGCGTCGAGGTCGACGGGCAGGTGGTGATCGAGCTGGGCACCCGGGTCGACCCGAACGTGTCGGTGATCCGCGTCGACGGTGCGCGGGTGGTGCTGGACGACTCGCTGGTGTACCTGGCGCTGAACAAGCCGCGGGGGATGCACTCGACGATGTCCGACGACCACGGGCGGCCGTGTATCGGCGACTTGGTCGAGCATCGAGTCCGGGGCAACAAGAAGCTCTTTCACGTTGGTCGCCTCGACGCGGACACCGAGGGATTGATCTTGCTGACCAACGACGGCGAACTCGCGCACCGCCTGATGCACCCGTCGTACGAGATTCCCAAGACGTATCTGGCGACTGTCAACGGGTCGGTGCCGCGTGGGCTCGGCAAAAAATTGCGGGTCGGAATCGAGCTCGACGACGGGCCGGTCGCGGTCGACGACTTCGCGGTGGTGGACTCCATCCCCGGCAAAACGCTGATTCGCGTCACGCTGCACGAAGGGCGCAAACGCATCGTGCGGCGAATGTTGGCGGAGGTCGGATTCCCTGTGCAGGAGTTGGTCCGCACCGACATCGGCACACTGTCGCTTGGGGAGCAGCGTCCGGGCAGCATTCGGGCGTTGCGCCGCAACGAGATCGGGGACCTCTACAAGGCGGTCGGCTTGTGA
- the cmk gene encoding (d)CMP kinase — translation MSSVVVAVDGPAGTGKSSVSRGLARALQARYLDTGAMYRIVTLAMLRAGIDPADQAEVAAAVADVRLSVGYDPDEDRSYLDGEDVSAEIRGDEVTTAVSAVSSVPAVRTRLVELQRTMAHGPGGVVVEGRDIGTVVLPHADVKIFLTASAETRARRRNDQNVAGGLPDDYAGVLADVRRRDHLDSTRAVSPLRAAADAVVVDTSDMTESEVIAHLLDLVHQRSEAVR, via the coding sequence GTGAGTTCTGTCGTCGTCGCGGTGGACGGCCCCGCGGGCACCGGAAAGTCCTCGGTATCACGAGGTTTGGCCCGCGCACTGCAGGCCCGCTACCTCGATACCGGTGCCATGTATCGCATCGTCACACTGGCGATGCTGCGCGCCGGAATCGACCCGGCGGACCAAGCCGAGGTTGCCGCAGCCGTTGCAGACGTCCGGTTGTCGGTGGGCTATGACCCCGACGAGGATCGCAGTTACCTTGACGGCGAAGATGTTTCAGCGGAGATCCGCGGCGACGAGGTCACCACGGCAGTGTCGGCAGTGTCGTCCGTCCCGGCAGTGCGCACGCGTCTGGTCGAACTGCAACGCACCATGGCACACGGCCCCGGCGGCGTCGTGGTGGAAGGACGCGATATCGGCACCGTGGTGCTACCCCATGCCGACGTCAAGATCTTCCTGACCGCATCAGCCGAGACGCGGGCGCGGCGCCGCAACGATCAGAACGTCGCCGGCGGACTGCCCGATGACTACGCCGGAGTGCTGGCCGACGTGCGCCGTCGCGACCATCTCGACTCGACGCGAGCGGTGTCGCCGCTGCGGGCGGCTGCTGATGCAGTGGTCGTCGACACCAGTGACATGACCGAATCCGAAGTGATCGCCCACCTGCTCGATCTGGTGCATCAGCGAAGCGAGGCGGTCCGGTGA
- the der gene encoding ribosome biogenesis GTPase Der: MSPTDDGTWVDESDWESTEFTEPTDDETAGPPPVVAVVGRPNVGKSTLVNRILGRREAVVQDVPGVTRDRVSYDALWTGHRFVVQDTGGWEPDAKGLQQLVAEQASVAMRTADAVILVVDAVVGATAGDEAAARILRRSGKPVFLAANKVDSDKGESDAAALWSLGIGEPFAVSAIHGRGVADLLDAVVAALPEVAESASTRGGPRRVALVGKPNVGKSSLLNRLAGDERSVVHDVAGTTVDPVDSLIEMDGKVWRFVDTAGLRRKVGQASGHEFYASVRTHGAIDAAEVVIVLIDGSVPLTEQDQRVLSMVIESGRALVLAFNKWDLVDEERRYQIEKEIDRELVQLRWAQRVNISAKTGRAVQKLVPALEGALASWDTRISTGRLNSWIKEVVAATPPPVRGGKQPRILFATQATARPPTFVLFTSGFLEAGYRRFLERRLRETFGFEGSPIRINVRVREKRKPKSR, from the coding sequence GTGAGCCCCACCGACGACGGTACCTGGGTCGACGAAAGCGACTGGGAATCAACCGAATTCACTGAACCAACTGATGACGAAACCGCCGGTCCGCCACCGGTGGTGGCTGTGGTGGGCCGGCCGAACGTCGGCAAGTCGACGTTGGTCAACCGGATCCTCGGCCGGCGTGAGGCGGTGGTTCAGGACGTGCCCGGAGTGACGCGTGACCGGGTGTCCTATGACGCACTGTGGACCGGTCACCGGTTCGTCGTGCAGGACACCGGGGGATGGGAGCCCGATGCGAAGGGTCTGCAGCAGCTGGTCGCCGAGCAGGCGTCGGTGGCCATGCGTACCGCCGATGCGGTGATCCTGGTCGTGGATGCCGTCGTCGGCGCGACCGCCGGCGACGAGGCTGCTGCCCGTATTCTGCGGCGCTCCGGCAAGCCGGTGTTTCTGGCCGCCAACAAAGTTGACAGCGACAAAGGCGAATCCGACGCCGCGGCGCTGTGGTCGTTGGGCATCGGCGAACCGTTCGCGGTCAGCGCGATACATGGTCGCGGCGTGGCCGATCTGCTCGACGCGGTCGTCGCTGCGTTGCCGGAGGTCGCGGAGTCGGCCTCGACCCGAGGCGGTCCGCGGCGGGTGGCCTTGGTCGGTAAACCCAACGTCGGCAAGAGTTCGCTGCTGAACCGGTTGGCGGGCGACGAGCGATCGGTGGTCCACGACGTCGCGGGCACCACCGTCGACCCGGTGGACTCGCTCATCGAGATGGACGGCAAGGTCTGGAGATTCGTCGACACGGCCGGACTGCGCCGCAAGGTCGGCCAGGCCAGTGGTCACGAGTTCTACGCCTCGGTGCGCACCCACGGAGCCATCGACGCGGCCGAGGTGGTGATCGTGCTGATCGACGGCTCGGTGCCGCTGACCGAACAGGACCAACGGGTGCTGTCGATGGTCATCGAGTCCGGGCGAGCGCTGGTACTGGCGTTCAACAAGTGGGATCTCGTCGACGAAGAACGGCGCTACCAGATCGAGAAGGAAATCGACCGCGAGCTGGTGCAGCTGCGCTGGGCTCAGCGGGTCAACATCTCCGCGAAGACCGGTCGGGCGGTGCAGAAGTTGGTGCCGGCGTTGGAAGGCGCGTTGGCGTCCTGGGATACCCGGATCAGCACCGGCCGGTTGAACTCCTGGATCAAGGAGGTCGTGGCCGCGACGCCTCCGCCGGTTCGTGGCGGCAAGCAGCCGCGCATCCTGTTCGCCACGCAGGCCACCGCACGCCCACCCACGTTCGTGTTGTTCACCTCCGGCTTCTTGGAGGCCGGCTACCGCCGGTTCCTGGAGCGACGACTGCGCGAGACGTTCGGTTTCGAGGGCAGCCCGATCCGCATCAACGTGCGCGTGCGCGAGAAGCGTAAGCCGAAGTCCCGCTGA
- a CDS encoding sulfite exporter TauE/SafE family protein, whose translation MSLSHAILIVLAGVGAGTINALVGSGTLITFPTLVAMGYPPVTSTMSNAVGLVAGNVSSTWAYRRELSGQWDRLRWQIPASIIGAIIGAGLLLHLPEKVFAEIVPVLLIAALILVVVGPRIQAWAQDRAQKAGRAGDEVSPRRMAALVLSTFAIGIYGGYFTAAQGILLVGVMGALLPESMQRMNAAKNLLTLLVNLVAALAYTFVAFHRISWPVAGLIAVGSLLGGWLGARYGRRLSPNALRATIVVVGLIGVYRLLAV comes from the coding sequence GTGTCCCTGTCACACGCGATCCTGATCGTTCTTGCCGGTGTGGGCGCGGGCACCATCAACGCTCTTGTCGGCTCCGGCACGCTGATCACCTTCCCGACGCTGGTGGCGATGGGCTATCCGCCGGTGACCTCGACCATGTCGAATGCGGTGGGCCTGGTCGCGGGCAACGTCTCGAGCACGTGGGCATACCGCCGCGAGTTAAGTGGTCAGTGGGACCGGCTGCGCTGGCAGATACCGGCGTCAATCATCGGCGCGATCATCGGTGCCGGGCTGCTGCTGCATCTGCCGGAGAAAGTATTCGCTGAGATCGTGCCGGTCCTGCTGATCGCGGCGCTGATCCTGGTAGTCGTCGGCCCGCGGATTCAGGCGTGGGCGCAAGACCGGGCCCAGAAAGCAGGTCGTGCTGGTGACGAGGTGTCACCGCGCAGGATGGCCGCATTGGTGTTGAGCACCTTCGCGATCGGAATCTACGGCGGCTATTTCACTGCGGCGCAGGGCATTCTGCTCGTCGGCGTGATGGGTGCACTGTTGCCCGAATCCATGCAGCGGATGAACGCGGCGAAGAATCTGCTGACTCTGCTCGTGAATCTTGTTGCAGCGCTGGCCTATACATTCGTGGCTTTCCACCGGATAAGTTGGCCGGTCGCGGGTCTCATCGCGGTCGGGTCGCTGCTCGGCGGGTGGTTGGGCGCACGCTACGGTCGTCGGTTGTCGCCGAATGCGTTGCGCGCGACGATCGTTGTCGTCGGGCTGATCGGGGTGTACCGGCTGCTCGCCGTGTAA
- a CDS encoding DUF3060 domain-containing protein, translated as MTSDDDPEARIRELEQPLADTARASEAVGNQPPSKWAAPSGPVAPPPPPPYSGGGPALAPPPPPLPYTGSMFGQAPQPSSNNRVWWIVAAVFVIGMIALPVAILFFTAHQVSHSGLTTLFPTPSFVPDRPSPSIAVTPTAPAAAPSVPPSGETLSISGINENRTIACNQNTVSISGVGNTVVITGHCTSLSVSGVQNKITVEAVDSIEASGFSNQITYRKGSPHIEQSGEGNVVHQG; from the coding sequence ATGACATCCGACGACGATCCCGAAGCCCGAATTCGGGAGCTGGAGCAACCGCTGGCGGACACGGCTCGCGCATCCGAAGCCGTCGGAAATCAGCCGCCCAGCAAGTGGGCTGCCCCGTCCGGTCCGGTGGCTCCGCCGCCACCGCCGCCCTACAGCGGTGGCGGTCCCGCGCTCGCACCGCCACCCCCGCCGCTGCCCTATACCGGCTCGATGTTCGGGCAAGCACCGCAGCCGTCGTCGAACAACCGGGTGTGGTGGATCGTGGCCGCTGTCTTCGTGATTGGCATGATCGCCTTGCCGGTCGCGATCTTGTTCTTCACCGCACACCAGGTCTCGCACAGCGGTCTGACCACACTCTTCCCGACCCCGAGCTTCGTCCCCGACCGCCCGAGTCCATCCATCGCCGTCACGCCCACCGCGCCTGCTGCCGCGCCGTCGGTGCCGCCGTCAGGCGAGACCCTCAGCATCTCCGGCATCAACGAGAACCGGACGATCGCCTGCAACCAGAACACCGTCAGCATCAGCGGGGTGGGCAACACGGTCGTGATCACGGGCCACTGCACCAGCCTGTCGGTGTCCGGCGTGCAGAACAAGATCACTGTCGAGGCGGTCGATAGCATCGAAGCCTCCGGCTTCAGCAACCAGATCACCTACCGCAAGGGCTCGCCGCACATCGAGCAATCCGGCGAAGGAAACGTCGTCCACCAGGGCTGA
- a CDS encoding NADP-dependent oxidoreductase produces MPDFANRQILLRRRPSGLVQSDDTELVTTPAPEPAEGEALVRTTYVGLDAAVRTWLNDQQGYLPPVQLGEVIRAAGIGEVVSSRCDAYKVGDVITTLTGFQEYVIIRDDVFSTPIPGESDQLAIMSVYGPTGATAYIGMTDVGKPQAGDTVVVSAAAGATGSIAGQIAKIAGARVVGIAGGPEKCRAVVEDFGFDACIDYKNDDLQAALKQHCPQRVNVYFDNVGGPILDAVLGRLAMNARVVLCGVISSYLSGDHPGPANYVNILAKTATMQGFNALDQWGRFDEASAALRQWEHEGRIRHRETIFEGIESCVDALNGLFTGANIGKMLVKLSEPTTV; encoded by the coding sequence GTGCCCGACTTTGCGAACCGCCAGATCCTGCTGCGTCGCCGCCCCAGCGGCCTTGTTCAGTCGGATGACACTGAGCTGGTGACCACGCCGGCACCCGAGCCGGCCGAGGGTGAAGCGCTCGTCCGCACCACCTACGTCGGCCTCGATGCCGCGGTCCGGACCTGGCTCAACGACCAGCAGGGCTACCTTCCGCCGGTGCAGCTCGGTGAGGTCATCCGCGCGGCGGGCATCGGCGAGGTGGTGTCGTCACGGTGCGACGCCTACAAGGTCGGCGACGTGATCACCACGCTGACCGGTTTTCAGGAATACGTGATCATCCGCGACGATGTGTTCAGCACACCGATCCCGGGGGAGAGCGACCAGCTGGCCATCATGTCGGTCTATGGCCCGACGGGCGCGACGGCATACATCGGGATGACCGACGTCGGGAAGCCGCAAGCCGGCGACACCGTGGTCGTGTCGGCCGCGGCGGGTGCCACCGGCTCGATCGCCGGCCAGATCGCCAAGATCGCCGGGGCACGGGTGGTGGGCATCGCCGGCGGGCCGGAGAAATGCCGGGCGGTCGTGGAGGACTTCGGGTTCGACGCGTGCATCGACTACAAGAACGACGATCTGCAGGCCGCGCTCAAACAGCACTGCCCGCAGCGGGTGAATGTCTACTTCGACAACGTCGGCGGTCCCATCCTCGACGCGGTACTGGGCCGGTTGGCGATGAACGCACGGGTGGTGCTGTGCGGCGTGATCTCCAGCTACCTCAGCGGCGATCATCCCGGTCCGGCCAACTACGTGAACATTCTGGCCAAGACCGCGACGATGCAGGGATTCAATGCGCTCGACCAGTGGGGCCGTTTCGACGAGGCCTCGGCTGCGCTCCGGCAATGGGAGCATGAGGGCCGAATCAGGCACCGCGAGACCATCTTTGAGGGCATCGAATCCTGCGTCGATGCCCTCAACGGGCTGTTCACCGGCGCCAATATCGGCAAAATGCTGGTCAAGCTCAGCGAGCCGACGACCGTTTAG
- a CDS encoding VOC family protein, with the protein MDITIHSSFVPHDNPEESLAFYRDVLGFEVRLDVGKGTMRWITVGPPNQPDTSIVLNPPSANPGLTNDERRTIAEMMAKGTYATIVLATKDLDATFERLQSGNADIVQEPTEQPYGIRDCAVRDPAGTMIRIQELG; encoded by the coding sequence ATGGACATCACCATTCACTCGAGCTTTGTGCCACACGACAATCCGGAAGAATCACTGGCCTTTTACCGCGACGTCCTCGGCTTCGAAGTCCGCCTTGACGTCGGCAAGGGCACGATGCGGTGGATCACTGTCGGGCCGCCGAATCAGCCCGACACGTCGATCGTCTTGAATCCGCCGAGCGCCAACCCGGGCCTCACCAATGACGAACGACGGACCATCGCCGAGATGATGGCCAAGGGCACCTACGCGACCATCGTCCTGGCCACCAAGGACCTCGATGCCACCTTCGAACGACTGCAATCGGGCAACGCCGACATCGTGCAGGAACCGACAGAGCAGCCGTACGGAATCCGCGACTGCGCCGTCCGCGACCCCGCAGGCACCATGATCCGCATTCAGGAGTTGGGCTAA
- a CDS encoding helix-turn-helix transcriptional regulator has protein sequence MAIQPAESQRLRELTRLRRVRDRVDRDYAQPLDVEALARDAHMSAGHLSRQFKAAYGESPYSYLMTRRIERAMALLRRGDLSVTEVCFAVGCSSLGTFSTRFSELVGVSPSVYRDQTAGVSAGLPSCMEKQVTRPVRNREAPAVALHLP, from the coding sequence GTGGCGATCCAACCAGCCGAATCGCAGCGGCTGCGGGAATTGACCCGGCTGCGTCGAGTGCGTGACCGGGTCGATCGGGACTACGCCCAGCCGTTGGACGTCGAAGCGCTGGCCCGCGACGCGCACATGTCGGCCGGGCACCTCAGCCGGCAATTCAAAGCCGCTTACGGCGAGTCGCCGTACTCCTACCTCATGACACGACGCATCGAGCGCGCGATGGCGTTGCTGCGGCGCGGCGATCTCAGCGTCACCGAAGTCTGTTTCGCCGTGGGCTGCTCGTCGCTGGGAACATTCAGCACTCGATTCAGCGAGCTGGTCGGCGTCTCGCCCAGTGTCTATCGGGACCAGACAGCAGGGGTGAGCGCCGGCCTGCCGTCGTGCATGGAGAAGCAAGTCACCCGACCGGTCAGGAATCGAGAAGCACCCGCGGTCGCCCTGCACCTACCGTGA
- a CDS encoding GIY-YIG nuclease family protein → MPRRKQVYKITYPNGKIYVGLDVTGTLAYFGSPSNRGKEQIAADHIDQRLDLTVRKQILWESETATDAEARAMEVKLIRETGANNPAIGYNLSPRWSELGPLSGH, encoded by the coding sequence ATGCCGCGCCGCAAACAGGTCTACAAGATCACGTACCCGAACGGGAAAATCTACGTCGGTCTGGACGTCACCGGCACCTTGGCTTACTTCGGTAGTCCGAGCAACCGAGGCAAAGAACAAATCGCCGCCGACCACATCGACCAGCGACTCGATCTGACGGTGCGAAAGCAAATCCTCTGGGAGTCGGAGACCGCGACCGACGCCGAGGCCCGCGCAATGGAGGTCAAGCTCATCCGCGAGACGGGCGCGAATAATCCGGCCATCGGCTACAACCTCAGTCCGCGATGGTCGGAGTTGGGGCCGCTAAGCGGGCATTAA
- a CDS encoding DUF732 domain-containing protein: MRTGSTSIADALITAAVVLTAAMICAGAASADPSQQDQFVDLLEQDQVPVMDNLPALVARAHQICNELNHGTSVYTVVDEEMNGMFEDDPALRQQTARVHRTAIRFIAVSAQVYCPSHLTDPYVSDDVGFSIHDPAAAVFDQI; the protein is encoded by the coding sequence GTGCGCACTGGCAGTACCAGCATTGCAGACGCTCTGATTACCGCCGCGGTGGTGCTGACCGCCGCAATGATTTGCGCGGGCGCGGCGAGCGCCGACCCAAGCCAGCAGGATCAGTTTGTGGACTTGCTCGAACAAGATCAGGTTCCGGTCATGGACAACTTGCCTGCCCTGGTCGCCCGAGCCCATCAAATCTGTAACGAACTCAATCACGGCACTTCGGTCTACACCGTGGTGGACGAAGAGATGAACGGCATGTTCGAGGATGATCCGGCTCTGCGCCAACAGACCGCTCGGGTTCATAGAACCGCGATCAGATTCATCGCCGTATCAGCGCAGGTCTACTGCCCAAGCCACCTGACCGATCCATATGTAAGCGACGATGTCGGCTTCTCCATCCACGATCCAGCGGCAGCGGTATTTGACCAGATTTAG